The Siniperca chuatsi isolate FFG_IHB_CAS linkage group LG12, ASM2008510v1, whole genome shotgun sequence genome has a segment encoding these proteins:
- the lrrfip1a gene encoding dentin sialophosphoprotein isoform X24, whose protein sequence is MGTQGTGRKRSTKKERSTAEDDALNVIAREAEARLVAKRAARAEAREIRMKELERQQKELSDDDERMSVGSRGSVRVEDRDYLEKGSRAASAITAATLTSLGGTSSRRGSGETAITVDAETSLREIKEIHELKDQIQDVETKYTQNLKEVKDVLAEVEEKYRKAMVSNAQLDNEKNNLMYQVDTLKDSLMELEELLSESRREYEEKVKEYEREKYAHSVLQFQFNEMKETLKQSEELLNEIRQLRMKQEGFVSEISDLQETVEWKDKKIGALERQKEYTDAIRIERDELREEVVNLKDILKKHGIVLGPDLNINGDSGEAEVDGSPSADPASQPAQGSQTSPTEGNSMLGNTEETQLRSSGEEEVDPEQHQEMFEEAKENHLSSDTLCNVAGVSTLETSSEEQPTEEQKTCLATEEDDVEETGLGNDLNVGTDDHSITEAKDIIVCSPELQGIVTSSDKNVTETPEGGDLGETETTSSSVDTHSDDIRESCNNLFEEQQNKEEAVEESNLRNTESCPQQKVAQDVMKESLPDESVPPVSNTKPQQEPENAQDAENDEAGEISSKSQPQGATASGKKKKKKRRGKKKGGTEDKNQQKDGIDKEKGKTEKDIESAAQDNQPTTEPDIDGSVTETLKESSVDEVKNEQETEEVDGVEAVKPTENVSYNETHKESRMDHTDEHDKEQTENIEEVEAVATTETFSHIETFKEIQVDHVTDYKEQSLETETLEAVSPTEFFSHVETLKESSTDPKKDEQDQEQTLETEKVEEVGSLTSSVPETNLSTYDLIDNSKGAESTDGLDKVCTSSVDNAKSGTDISTKGNIIHTESEIVDSAEGEVGSIDERKSECTTRNPENTFETNGKEAESHVPSHGDIAADESESTNNSETKDTTLSLRSTDGFIDGLKSLSGSEPPSELFAAVNSGSDDTPIKVSDRGPEEAAETVKDDEEPGAETEQESFAAIVISSSHDGDNSDLKPDRKEKEELNGDLRDPEGFVEPDSPSHDEKSDSCDSTSLTKNTAFDTEKSLLETVAQAEQLDDVESQTLQCEDQMDESNAEVSSETEAIDNMLNTPDSPKEATEIGSIEQDHSTEESAVAEDPEHKNSQNDQQSETHLCPLAEQLHEPSKDKSEDNDSSQPTLQGSDEVGGEDEEGQSFDFDDMDMEAAIVTNLPKNPKQEEVEEGVEVMADESNNGSLGLCQSNTESNENTQGEPVESNDEKCTVDGGNQIDTLDKDNQKSLAHEEAMSENVENVCEKQKNMPEKEVGVADEPRHIIEEGSVLNVGELGGVAENINQATSLPVEEGLDAIKHEIQGEDLVLPESADQVASNKEPPQTGKDVKKNGKKGKGKAKEDCKMS, encoded by the exons GCCGAGGCCAGGCTCGTAGCGAAGAGGGCAGCCAGGGCAGAGGCCAGAGAGATCCGCATGAAGGAGCTGGAGAGACAGCAGAAAGAG cTCTCAGACGACGATGAGCGGATGTCAGTGGGAAGCCGGGGCAGTGTCAGG GTGGAGGACAGAGATTATCTTGAGAAG ggATCTCGAGCAGCTTCTGCCATAACAGCAGCAACCCTCACCTCCTTAGGCGGGACTTCCTCACGGAGAGGAAGTGGCGAGACGGCTATAACTGTAGATGCAGAGACCTCTCTACGAGAAATCAAG GAGATTCACGAACTGAAGGATCAGATTCAAGATGTGGAAACCAAGTACACGCAGAACCTAAAAGAAGTCAAG GATGTATTAGCAGAAGTGGAGGAGAAGTATCGTAAGGCCATGGTGTCCAACGCCCAGCTGGATAATGAGAAAAACAACCTGATGTACCAGGTGGACACACTCAAGGACTCGCTCATGGAGCTGGAGGAACTGCTGTCTGAGTCACGCCGGGAATATGAGGAGAAAGTCAAG GAATACGAGCGAGAGAAATATGCCCACAGTGTGCTTCAGTTCCAGTTCAATGAAATGAAGGAGACGCTAAAACAAAGTGAAGAGCTGttaaat GAGATTCGTCAGCTGCGTATGAAACAGGAGGGTTTTGTTAGTGAAATATCTGACCTGCAGGAGACGGTGGAGTGGAAGGATAAAAAAATTGGG GCTTTAGAGCGACAGAAAGAATACACAGATGCAATCCGAATTGAGCGAGATGAGCTCAGAGAAGAGGTGGTGAATCTGAAAGACATTCTGAAG aAACATGGAATAGTACTGGGACCTGATCTAAACATCAATGGAGACAGTGGTGAGGCAGAAGTTGACGGGTCCCCCAGTGCAGACCCTGCTTCCCAACCGGCTCAGGGTTCACAGACCTCCCCAACGGAGGGGAACAGCATGCTCG GCAACACAGAGGAGACTCAGTTGAGAAGTAGcggagaggaagaggtggatCCGGAGCAGCATCAAGAAATGTTTGAGGAAGCCAAAGAGAATCATTTGAGCTCTGATACACTCTGTAATGTTGCTGGTGTGTCCACACTAGAAACATCTAGCGAAGAACAGCCAACAGAAGAACAAAAGACATGCTTAGCTACAGAAGAAGACGATGTTGAAGAAACTGGCCTCGGTAACGACTTAAATGTTGGCACTGATGACCATTCGATCACAGAAGCCAAAGACATAATAGTTTGCAGCCCCGAGCTTCAAGGGATTGTAACAAGTTCTGACAAAAATGTTACAGAAACGCCTGAGGGGGGAGATTTAGGGGAGACAGAAACCACAAGCAGTAGTGttgacacacacagtgatgacaTTAGAGAGTCATGTAACAACCTTTTTGaagagcaacaaaacaaagaggaagCTGTTGAGGAAAGCAATTTGAGAAATACAGAATCATGTCCTCAGCAAAAAGTTGCACAAGATGTTATGAAAGAAAGTTTACCTGATGAGTCCGTCCCACCTGTATCAAACACCAAACCTCAACAAGAGCCTGAGAATGCTCAAGACGCAGAGAATGACGAGGCAGGGGAAATATCAAGTAAATCTCAGCCTCAGGGTGCTACTGCTTcagggaaaaagaagaaaaagaagaggagaggcaaaaagaaaggaggaacTGAGGATAAGAACCAACAAAAAGATGGAATAGATAAAGAAAAgggcaaaacagaaaaagacattgAATCGGCTGCACAAGATAATCAGCCAACGACAGAACCTGACATTGACGGTTCTGTCACTGAAACCCTCAAGGAATCGAGTGTGGATGAAGTTAAAAATGAGCAAGAAACTGAGGAGGTAGATGGAGTAGAAGCAGTGAAACCCACTGAAAACGTTTCTTACAATGAAACTCACAAAGAATCAAGAATGGATCATACAGATGAGCATGACAAGGAACAAACGGAGAACATAGAAGAAGTAGAAGCTGTAGCAActactgaaaccttttctcaCATTGAAACTTTCAAGGAAATACAAGTGGATCATGTTACGGATTACAAGGAACAAAGTTTGGAAACTGAAACATTAGAGGCAGTGTCACCCACTGAATTCTTTTCTCATGTTGAAACTCTCAAGGAATCCAGCACAGATCCCAAAAAGGATGAGCAAGACCAGGAACAAACTTTGGAAACTGAGAAAGTAGAAGAAGTGGGATCTCTAACAAGTTCTGTTCCAGAGACCAACCTCAGTACTTATGATCTTATTGACAACTCCAAAGGTGCAGAGAGCACTGATGGTCTTGATAAAGTGTGTACTTCCAGTGTAGATAACGCTAAAAGTGGAACAGACATCTCAACTAAGGGTAATATCATCCATACTGAGTCAGAAATTGTTGATAGTGCTGAGGGTGAGGTTGGGTCTATTGATGAGAGGAAATCCGAATGCACAACTAGAAACCCCGAAAACACCTTTGAAACAAACGGTAAGGAAGCTGAATCACATGTTCCAAGCCATGGTGACATTGCTGCTGATGAATCTGAATCCACAAACAATTCTGAGACCAAGGATACCACACTGTCCCTGCGTTCTACTGATGGCTTCATTGACGGTCTTAAGAGCTTGTCTGGCTCAGAGCCGCCTTCGGAGCTGTTTGCAGCCGTGAACTCGGGCAGTGATGACACTCCCATCAAGGTTTCCGATAGAGGTCCCGAGGAGGCAGCTGAGACAGTCAAAGATGATGAGGAGCCAGGAGCAGAGACTGAACAAGAATCCTTTGCTGCCATTGTCATTTCTTCTAGTCATGACGGGGATAATTCAGACCTAAAaccagacagaaaagaaaaagaggagctGAATGGAGACTTAAGGGACCCTGAAGGTTTTGTTGAGCCAGACAGCCCCTCACATGATGAAAAAAGTGACAGTTGTGACAGTACATCTTTAACGAAAAACACAGCATTTGACACTGAAAAGAGTCTGCTGGAGACTGTAGCGCAGGCCGAACAATTGGACGATGTAGAAAGCCAGACATTACAGTGTGAGGATCAGATGGATGAATCAAATGCTGAAGTGTCCTCTGAAACAGAAGCGATTGATAACATGTTAAATACACCAGACTCTCCAAAAGAAGCTACTGAAATTGGGTCTATTGAGCAGGACCACAGTACTGAAGAATCAGCCGTAGCAGAAGATCcagaacataaaaacagtcaaaatgatCAGCAAAGTGAGACACATCTTTGTCCTTTGGCAGAGCAACTGCATGAACCCAGCAAAGACAAGTCTGAGGATAATGATTCATCTCAACCCACCCTGCAGGGCAGTGATGAAGTGGGCGGTGAAGATGAGGAAGGGCAGTCTTTTGATTTTGATGACATGGATATGGAGGCGGCTATAGTGACAAATCTCCCTAAAAATCCAAAACAGGAAGAAGTTGAGGAGGGAGTTGAAGTCATGGCAGATGAAAGCAACAATGGTAGTTTAGGGCTGTGCCAAAGTAATACTGAGTCAAATGAAAATACACAGGGCGAGCCAGTTGAAAGCAATGATGAGAAGTGTACGGTCGATGGGGGTAACCAGATAGATACACTAGATAAAGACAACCAAAAGTCTTTGGCTCATGAAGAAGCCATGTctgaaaatgtggaaaatgtgtgtgaaaagcagaaaaacatgcCTGAGAAAGAAGTAGGTGTAGCAGATGAGCCCAGGCACATCATAGAGGAAGGAAGTGTTTTGAATGTTGGAGAGTTGGGTGGTGTTGCAGAGAACATTAACCAGGCAACGTCTTTACCCGTAGAGGAAGGATTAGATGCCATTAAGCATGAGATACAGGGTGAAGATTTGGTTTTACCAGAGAGTGCAGACCAAGTGGCCAGCAATAAAGAGCCACCGCAGACAGGGAAAGATGTGAAGAAGAACGGCAAGAAAGGCAAAGGCAAGGCCAAAGAGGACTGTAAGATGTCTTAG
- the lrrfip1a gene encoding uncharacterized protein lrrfip1a isoform X9 — protein sequence MGTQGTGRKRSTKKERSTAEDDALNVIAREAEARLVAKRAARAEAREIRMKELERQQKEEDSERYSRSSRIQTLSDDDERMSVGSRGSVRDSSSHSQKKSKKKKKHKHKDRDRNGYDDDYSVISSRSSRLSDESRVSRSSRLNLTSSRLSDDNRVSRASRLELQPASYASSDLYSFNGLSSSRNPGSTFNGYQFYRSLSQITQQLYRRSSLYEDGLCSGSRRVAGSSSHPLEYTSYRSSSSRASSRAGSARASPVDNCSSVASFLRSAASSSGLPRDLDDVTIPDFPDVSRFAPAGGRACDVEDRDYLEKGSRAASAITAATLTSLGGTSSRRGSGETAITVDAETSLREIKEIHELKDQIQDVETKYTQNLKEVKDVLAEVEEKYRKAMVSNAQLDNEKNNLMYQVDTLKDSLMELEELLSESRREYEEKVKEYEREKYAHSVLQFQFNEMKETLKQSEELLNEIRQLRMKQEGFVSEISDLQETVEWKDKKIGALERQKEYTDAIRIERDELREEVVNLKDILKKHGIVLGPDLNINGDSGEAEVDGSPSADPASQPAQGSQTSPTEGNSMLGNTEETQLRSSGEEEVDPEQHQEMFEEAKENHLSSDTLCNVAGVSTLETSSEEQPTEEQKTCLATEEDDVEETGLGNDLNVGTDDHSITEAKDIIVCSPELQGIVTSSDKNVTETPEGGDLGETETTSSSVDTHSDDIRESCNNLFEEQQNKEEAVEESNLRNTESCPQQKVAQDVMKESLPDESVPPVSNTKPQQEPENAQDAENDEAGEISSKSQPQGATASGKKKKKKRRGKKKGGTEDKNQQKDGIDKEKGKTEKDIESAAQDNQPTTEPDIDGSVTETLKESSVDEVKNEQETEEVDGVEAVKPTENVSYNETHKESRMDHTDEHDKEQTENIEEVEAVATTETFSHIETFKEIQVDHVTDYKEQSLETETLEAVSPTEFFSHVETLKESSTDPKKDEQDQEQTLETEKVEEVGSLTSSVPETNLSTYDLIDNSKGAESTDGLDKVCTSSVDNAKSGTDISTKGNIIHTESEIVDSAEGEVGSIDERKSECTTRNPENTFETNGKEAESHVPSHGDIAADESESTNNSETKDTTLSLRSTDGFIDGLKSLSGSEPPSELFAAVNSGSDDTPIKVSDRGPEEAAETVKDDEEPGAETEQESFAAIVISSSHDGDNSDLKPDRKEKEELNGDLRDPEGFVEPDSPSHDEKSDSCDSTSLTKNTAFDTEKSLLETVAQAEQLDDVESQTLQCEDQMDESNAEVSSETEAIDNMLNTPDSPKEATEIGSIEQDHSTEESAVAEDPEHKNSQNDQQSETHLCPLAEQLHEPSKDKSEDNDSSQPTLQGSDEVGGEDEEGQSFDFDDMDMEAAIVTNLPKNPKQEEVEEGVEVMADESNNGSLGLCQSNTESNENTQGEPVESNDEKCTVDGGNQIDTLDKDNQKSLAHEEAMSENVENVCEKQKNMPEKEVGVADEPRHIIEEGSVLNVGELGGVAENINQATSLPVEEGLDAIKHEIQGEDLVLPESADQVASNKEPPQTGKDVKKNGKKGKGKAKEDCKMS from the exons GCCGAGGCCAGGCTCGTAGCGAAGAGGGCAGCCAGGGCAGAGGCCAGAGAGATCCGCATGAAGGAGCTGGAGAGACAGCAGAAAGAG GAGGACAGTGAGAGATACTCACGTTCTTCACGGATACAAACG cTCTCAGACGACGATGAGCGGATGTCAGTGGGAAGCCGGGGCAGTGTCAGG GACTCCTCATCACACTCACAAAAGaagtcaaagaaaaagaagaaacataaGCACAAAGACAGAGAT AGGAACGGCTATGATGATGATTACAGTGTAATATCCAGCAGG AGCTCAAGACTCAGTGATGAAAGCAGAGTGTCTCGCTCCTCCAGACTAAACCTAACG AGCTCCAGACTAAGTGATGACAACCGGGTGTCTCGTGCCTCCAGATTAGAATTGCAGCCG GCCTCTTATGCTTCCTCTGACTTGTACAGCTTCAATGGTCTGTCCTCTTCGAGAAACCCAGGTTCAACTTTCAATGGTTACCAG TTCTACAGGTCACTCAGTCAGATCACCCAGCAGCTCTATCGTAGG AGTTCCTTATATGAAGACGGTCTCTGCAGTGGGTCCCGGCGAGTCGCTGGCTCCAGCTCTCAT CCTTTAGAGTACACTAGTTATCgcagctccagctccagagCATCCTCCAGGGCCGGTTCGGCCCGCGCCAGCCCAGTG GACAACTGCAGCTCTGTTGCCAGTTTTTTGAGGAGTGCGGCCAGTAGCAGTGGCCTCCCCCGGGACCTGGACGATGTTACTATTCCTGACTTTCCTGATGTGAGTCGCTTTGCACCCGCAGGAGGCCGAGCCTGTGAT GTGGAGGACAGAGATTATCTTGAGAAG ggATCTCGAGCAGCTTCTGCCATAACAGCAGCAACCCTCACCTCCTTAGGCGGGACTTCCTCACGGAGAGGAAGTGGCGAGACGGCTATAACTGTAGATGCAGAGACCTCTCTACGAGAAATCAAG GAGATTCACGAACTGAAGGATCAGATTCAAGATGTGGAAACCAAGTACACGCAGAACCTAAAAGAAGTCAAG GATGTATTAGCAGAAGTGGAGGAGAAGTATCGTAAGGCCATGGTGTCCAACGCCCAGCTGGATAATGAGAAAAACAACCTGATGTACCAGGTGGACACACTCAAGGACTCGCTCATGGAGCTGGAGGAACTGCTGTCTGAGTCACGCCGGGAATATGAGGAGAAAGTCAAG GAATACGAGCGAGAGAAATATGCCCACAGTGTGCTTCAGTTCCAGTTCAATGAAATGAAGGAGACGCTAAAACAAAGTGAAGAGCTGttaaat GAGATTCGTCAGCTGCGTATGAAACAGGAGGGTTTTGTTAGTGAAATATCTGACCTGCAGGAGACGGTGGAGTGGAAGGATAAAAAAATTGGG GCTTTAGAGCGACAGAAAGAATACACAGATGCAATCCGAATTGAGCGAGATGAGCTCAGAGAAGAGGTGGTGAATCTGAAAGACATTCTGAAG aAACATGGAATAGTACTGGGACCTGATCTAAACATCAATGGAGACAGTGGTGAGGCAGAAGTTGACGGGTCCCCCAGTGCAGACCCTGCTTCCCAACCGGCTCAGGGTTCACAGACCTCCCCAACGGAGGGGAACAGCATGCTCG GCAACACAGAGGAGACTCAGTTGAGAAGTAGcggagaggaagaggtggatCCGGAGCAGCATCAAGAAATGTTTGAGGAAGCCAAAGAGAATCATTTGAGCTCTGATACACTCTGTAATGTTGCTGGTGTGTCCACACTAGAAACATCTAGCGAAGAACAGCCAACAGAAGAACAAAAGACATGCTTAGCTACAGAAGAAGACGATGTTGAAGAAACTGGCCTCGGTAACGACTTAAATGTTGGCACTGATGACCATTCGATCACAGAAGCCAAAGACATAATAGTTTGCAGCCCCGAGCTTCAAGGGATTGTAACAAGTTCTGACAAAAATGTTACAGAAACGCCTGAGGGGGGAGATTTAGGGGAGACAGAAACCACAAGCAGTAGTGttgacacacacagtgatgacaTTAGAGAGTCATGTAACAACCTTTTTGaagagcaacaaaacaaagaggaagCTGTTGAGGAAAGCAATTTGAGAAATACAGAATCATGTCCTCAGCAAAAAGTTGCACAAGATGTTATGAAAGAAAGTTTACCTGATGAGTCCGTCCCACCTGTATCAAACACCAAACCTCAACAAGAGCCTGAGAATGCTCAAGACGCAGAGAATGACGAGGCAGGGGAAATATCAAGTAAATCTCAGCCTCAGGGTGCTACTGCTTcagggaaaaagaagaaaaagaagaggagaggcaaaaagaaaggaggaacTGAGGATAAGAACCAACAAAAAGATGGAATAGATAAAGAAAAgggcaaaacagaaaaagacattgAATCGGCTGCACAAGATAATCAGCCAACGACAGAACCTGACATTGACGGTTCTGTCACTGAAACCCTCAAGGAATCGAGTGTGGATGAAGTTAAAAATGAGCAAGAAACTGAGGAGGTAGATGGAGTAGAAGCAGTGAAACCCACTGAAAACGTTTCTTACAATGAAACTCACAAAGAATCAAGAATGGATCATACAGATGAGCATGACAAGGAACAAACGGAGAACATAGAAGAAGTAGAAGCTGTAGCAActactgaaaccttttctcaCATTGAAACTTTCAAGGAAATACAAGTGGATCATGTTACGGATTACAAGGAACAAAGTTTGGAAACTGAAACATTAGAGGCAGTGTCACCCACTGAATTCTTTTCTCATGTTGAAACTCTCAAGGAATCCAGCACAGATCCCAAAAAGGATGAGCAAGACCAGGAACAAACTTTGGAAACTGAGAAAGTAGAAGAAGTGGGATCTCTAACAAGTTCTGTTCCAGAGACCAACCTCAGTACTTATGATCTTATTGACAACTCCAAAGGTGCAGAGAGCACTGATGGTCTTGATAAAGTGTGTACTTCCAGTGTAGATAACGCTAAAAGTGGAACAGACATCTCAACTAAGGGTAATATCATCCATACTGAGTCAGAAATTGTTGATAGTGCTGAGGGTGAGGTTGGGTCTATTGATGAGAGGAAATCCGAATGCACAACTAGAAACCCCGAAAACACCTTTGAAACAAACGGTAAGGAAGCTGAATCACATGTTCCAAGCCATGGTGACATTGCTGCTGATGAATCTGAATCCACAAACAATTCTGAGACCAAGGATACCACACTGTCCCTGCGTTCTACTGATGGCTTCATTGACGGTCTTAAGAGCTTGTCTGGCTCAGAGCCGCCTTCGGAGCTGTTTGCAGCCGTGAACTCGGGCAGTGATGACACTCCCATCAAGGTTTCCGATAGAGGTCCCGAGGAGGCAGCTGAGACAGTCAAAGATGATGAGGAGCCAGGAGCAGAGACTGAACAAGAATCCTTTGCTGCCATTGTCATTTCTTCTAGTCATGACGGGGATAATTCAGACCTAAAaccagacagaaaagaaaaagaggagctGAATGGAGACTTAAGGGACCCTGAAGGTTTTGTTGAGCCAGACAGCCCCTCACATGATGAAAAAAGTGACAGTTGTGACAGTACATCTTTAACGAAAAACACAGCATTTGACACTGAAAAGAGTCTGCTGGAGACTGTAGCGCAGGCCGAACAATTGGACGATGTAGAAAGCCAGACATTACAGTGTGAGGATCAGATGGATGAATCAAATGCTGAAGTGTCCTCTGAAACAGAAGCGATTGATAACATGTTAAATACACCAGACTCTCCAAAAGAAGCTACTGAAATTGGGTCTATTGAGCAGGACCACAGTACTGAAGAATCAGCCGTAGCAGAAGATCcagaacataaaaacagtcaaaatgatCAGCAAAGTGAGACACATCTTTGTCCTTTGGCAGAGCAACTGCATGAACCCAGCAAAGACAAGTCTGAGGATAATGATTCATCTCAACCCACCCTGCAGGGCAGTGATGAAGTGGGCGGTGAAGATGAGGAAGGGCAGTCTTTTGATTTTGATGACATGGATATGGAGGCGGCTATAGTGACAAATCTCCCTAAAAATCCAAAACAGGAAGAAGTTGAGGAGGGAGTTGAAGTCATGGCAGATGAAAGCAACAATGGTAGTTTAGGGCTGTGCCAAAGTAATACTGAGTCAAATGAAAATACACAGGGCGAGCCAGTTGAAAGCAATGATGAGAAGTGTACGGTCGATGGGGGTAACCAGATAGATACACTAGATAAAGACAACCAAAAGTCTTTGGCTCATGAAGAAGCCATGTctgaaaatgtggaaaatgtgtgtgaaaagcagaaaaacatgcCTGAGAAAGAAGTAGGTGTAGCAGATGAGCCCAGGCACATCATAGAGGAAGGAAGTGTTTTGAATGTTGGAGAGTTGGGTGGTGTTGCAGAGAACATTAACCAGGCAACGTCTTTACCCGTAGAGGAAGGATTAGATGCCATTAAGCATGAGATACAGGGTGAAGATTTGGTTTTACCAGAGAGTGCAGACCAAGTGGCCAGCAATAAAGAGCCACCGCAGACAGGGAAAGATGTGAAGAAGAACGGCAAGAAAGGCAAAGGCAAGGCCAAAGAGGACTGTAAGATGTCTTAG